One Candidatus Omnitrophota bacterium DNA window includes the following coding sequences:
- a CDS encoding amino acid adenylation domain-containing protein, which yields MKEIDKGLGDLSSSEKRAILAQLLRKKAKTASSHSLTPGQEALWLLHQSAPESAAYNAAYAIRIRSPIDDSALRGAFQCLLSRHDSLHSTFFLQEGTPVRIIRERQELFFEPIDVSGWTQEQLIAQVAEHYQQPFDLERGPLMRVHLFTRSDQDHILLLVIHHIACDAWSIWILMHEFRQLYPVLRSGKKAALPPLERNYADFVQWQKEMTDGPEGERQWNYWKKQLAGEIPPLNLPTDRPYSPTPNYEGATHAFRLSADIVHRLYELAKSQGATLYMILLAAFQVLLHRYTDQDDITIGSPASGRSQPDFSGIVGYFVNPVVLRANLSGDPSFGDFLSQTRRIVLDALAHQDYSFPKIVERLHPQRDASHTPIFQTMFIMQKPPQSSEFAQLLTPGEACVNWGGLDLQPFELAQMEGQFDLTLEILEKAEMREALFGAIKYKTVLFDDSTIQRLERHFQNLLREIADHPKARLSELPILTETEKNKLIEWNHTRKDYALDRCLHDWVEDQAARTPDAAAVILLSTNEILTYAQLNACANRLAHYLRSLGVGAEALVGICAERSLDMVVGLLGILKAGGAYVPLDPGYPADRLAFMMSDCQAAILLKQKSISAEWIPDGTRIVHLDGDEEGLSHFPIANPSHHTVPENLAYVIYTSGSTGKPKGAKNTHKGVCNRLLWMQEAYPLDATDRVLQKTPFSFDVSVWEFFWPLMTGAGLVMAKPGGHQDNGYIANIIREQKITTLHFVPSMLRAFLEQPNLENCHSLRRVLCSGEALPSELVNLFYEKLPCELHNLYGPTEAAIDVAYYHCQKKCRQRTAPIGQPIAHTQIHILDRRLRPVPIGVSGELHIGGVGLARGYLNRPDMTAEKFIPDPFSEEPGARLYKTGDLTRRLADGNIEYLDRLDHQVKIRGFRIEIGEIESVLKQYDSIQDAIAAVRTERPNDPYLAAYFVSRETLTSTELRRFLKERLPDYMIPSAFVPLKIIPLTPNGKADRRALPAPESPHADQAANSVKPHSEMEQLIASIWQKLLHIESAGVHDNFFDIGGHSILLGQVLNELQKKIGRSLSMVEMFQYPTIYSLAKHLSPQEYPIASIIKTTREQNQDSDIAIVGLSCRYPGAKTIEEFWRNLREGVESISFFSDEELLSSGVEPEIFRNPNYVRASGVLEDIEQFDAAFFGYTPREAEILDVQHRLFLECAWEALEDCGCDPGVFPGAIGVYAGAGLNTYLLNNLYPHRELIQSLGGYQLMIANDKDYLAARVSYKLNLKGPSVTIQTTCSTSLAAVHFACQALRNSECDMALAGGVSVRTPHRTGYMHQEGMILSPDGHCRAFDAQAQGTVGGNGAGIAALKRLEDALADGDRIYAVIKGSVVNNDGALKAGFTAPSVDGQAAAIRAALQDAGIEAESIGYIETHGTGTILGDPIEIAALRQAFDATDSRKCFCAIGSVKTNIGHLDCAAGIAGLTKAALALHRREIPPSLHFHQPNPQIDFNNCPFYVNTQLSPWEEGPTPRRAGVSSFGIGGTNVHAILKEAPEPAHASPSRPYHLLLLSAKTESALSASSSNLAEHFAAHPEINIADAAYTLACGRKTFAHRRIAVCSSAQEAADALRQDGSKQVFTSTKEAKERPVVFMFSGQGSQYVNMAAEVYRCEPTFRERLDQCAEILRPQLHLDLRDILYPKKNPNEAAERLRQTAIAQPALFALEYALAELWMSWGVKPKAAIGHSLGEYAAAWLAGVFSLEDALALTAERGRMMQEQPGGAMLAVSLPEKELQPHLNGDVALAAVNAPNLCVLSGPAEAMAALRIRLEKINAPCQPLNTSHAFHSKMMDPILDRFALRFGSIAVNSPRMPYLSNVTGQWITAPEAASPKYWSQHLRRTVRFSSGLSTLLQEPDVALLEIGPGRTLASLALRHPDSSGARVILSSLPHHIDRQSDEAFLMTTAGRLWLSGVAFDGRGFYRNEKRRVVSLPFYPFERQRYWIDPPALQENKKQESMTILEKKPDIADWFYLPSWKQTLAPESCNCAHQRLLLFTDENTIMELLIKRLQAKGAEVIRIKSGNRFNKSADGGYILNPDVCGDYVALLDDLIRQDIFPDKIVHAWLVDSDKTEKDFLKLGFYSLIYLAQALGELDIDRDMEIAVLSNNMHEIGGESAIYPQKAAALGPVKVIPQEYPRIRCRSVDMLLPSSGDWREKELADRIAAEIISNSNDRIAAYRNHHRWIASYEPVHLPAVEGKTRLRHEGVYLITGGLGGLGLAIAEHLATTQQAKLILIGRSEFPSRETWRQWLAEHNENDGISRKIRRLQTMEDVGAKILILRADAGNAQQMAEAIRQAKAAFGPIHGVFHAAGVPSGGMIQRRTREAMAKVLAPKIEGTAILADLFKNDDLDFLVLFSSVTAILEEFGQADYCAANAFMDAFASQFPHAVSINWDTWREAGMAQNAFLPQELRAAHAERLKMGIFPHEGIDALDRILASGLPRAIVSTCDFESRMRQYYSAAIKEKAVITSAHARPSMSQPYAPPGNEIEQTLCGIWKELLGIDGVGVHDDFFELGGHSLLASQALSRMRQAFGVRIPLNVFFTHPTIAQLSQQIIVQQAEQMDSDILEQILSEVEETPVDPIKQQALADE from the coding sequence ATGAAGGAAATCGATAAAGGATTAGGCGATCTTTCTTCGTCCGAAAAACGAGCGATTTTAGCCCAGCTGCTGCGCAAAAAAGCCAAGACGGCTTCATCGCATTCCCTCACGCCAGGCCAAGAAGCGCTATGGCTATTGCATCAAAGCGCCCCGGAAAGCGCCGCTTATAACGCCGCCTACGCCATACGCATCCGTTCCCCAATCGATGATTCCGCTCTTCGCGGCGCATTTCAATGCTTGCTTTCCCGCCACGATTCTCTGCATTCCACATTTTTTCTTCAGGAAGGAACTCCCGTTCGAATCATTCGGGAACGGCAGGAATTGTTCTTCGAACCAATCGACGTCTCCGGCTGGACGCAGGAACAACTTATCGCGCAGGTTGCGGAGCATTATCAGCAGCCATTCGATTTGGAGCGGGGACCGTTGATGCGCGTCCATTTATTCACGCGCTCAGACCAGGATCATATTCTTTTGCTGGTCATCCATCACATTGCCTGCGACGCCTGGTCGATATGGATTCTTATGCACGAGTTCCGCCAACTCTATCCAGTTTTGCGTTCGGGCAAGAAAGCTGCGCTGCCTCCGTTGGAACGAAACTACGCGGATTTCGTTCAATGGCAGAAAGAGATGACTGATGGACCGGAAGGCGAACGCCAGTGGAATTACTGGAAAAAGCAATTGGCGGGCGAGATTCCGCCGTTGAATTTGCCGACGGATCGGCCTTATTCTCCAACGCCGAATTATGAAGGCGCGACTCATGCTTTTCGGTTATCCGCGGATATCGTTCATCGGCTGTATGAATTAGCTAAAAGCCAAGGGGCGACGCTCTACATGATTCTCCTGGCGGCCTTTCAAGTCTTGCTTCATCGTTATACGGATCAAGACGACATCACCATTGGCTCGCCCGCCAGCGGCCGCAGTCAGCCGGATTTCTCTGGAATCGTGGGATATTTCGTCAATCCCGTTGTTTTACGGGCGAATCTTTCCGGCGATCCTTCCTTCGGGGATTTTCTCAGCCAGACGCGGCGAATCGTTTTGGACGCCCTAGCCCATCAGGATTACTCCTTTCCCAAGATCGTGGAGCGTCTCCATCCCCAACGCGACGCCAGCCATACGCCTATATTTCAAACCATGTTCATTATGCAAAAGCCGCCGCAATCCAGCGAATTCGCCCAACTGCTGACTCCGGGAGAGGCTTGCGTGAATTGGGGCGGCCTTGATTTGCAGCCTTTCGAATTGGCGCAGATGGAGGGTCAATTCGATCTTACGTTGGAAATTCTGGAAAAAGCGGAGATGCGAGAAGCCTTATTCGGCGCCATCAAATATAAAACCGTCTTATTTGACGATTCTACAATTCAGCGCTTGGAAAGGCATTTTCAAAACCTGCTGCGGGAAATCGCCGATCATCCAAAAGCCCGCCTTTCCGAACTGCCGATTCTGACGGAGACGGAAAAAAACAAACTTATCGAATGGAATCATACGCGGAAAGACTATGCGCTGGATCGATGCCTGCATGATTGGGTGGAAGATCAAGCGGCGCGTACTCCAGACGCGGCGGCCGTGATTCTTCTCTCCACCAACGAAATTCTCACTTATGCGCAATTGAACGCCTGCGCCAATCGATTGGCGCATTATCTCCGATCGCTGGGCGTTGGCGCGGAAGCGCTCGTGGGAATCTGCGCCGAACGGTCGCTGGATATGGTCGTAGGGCTTTTAGGCATTCTCAAAGCGGGAGGCGCTTACGTTCCGCTCGATCCCGGCTATCCGGCGGATCGCCTGGCTTTCATGATGAGCGATTGCCAGGCGGCGATCTTATTGAAACAGAAATCGATATCGGCCGAATGGATTCCCGACGGAACGCGAATTGTCCATTTGGATGGCGACGAGGAAGGTTTATCCCATTTTCCCATAGCTAATCCCAGTCATCATACTGTACCGGAAAATCTTGCTTACGTCATATACACTTCCGGCTCAACGGGAAAACCGAAAGGCGCGAAGAATACTCATAAAGGCGTCTGCAATCGGCTGCTATGGATGCAGGAGGCCTATCCTCTCGACGCCACCGACCGCGTTCTGCAAAAGACGCCTTTCAGTTTCGACGTTTCCGTCTGGGAATTTTTCTGGCCTCTCATGACAGGCGCAGGTCTGGTTATGGCTAAGCCGGGCGGACATCAAGACAATGGTTATATTGCCAATATTATACGAGAACAAAAAATTACTACGCTGCATTTCGTCCCTTCCATGCTGCGCGCTTTTTTGGAGCAGCCGAATTTGGAAAACTGCCATTCCTTGCGGCGCGTACTATGCAGCGGCGAAGCGCTGCCTTCCGAATTGGTAAATCTCTTTTATGAAAAACTGCCTTGCGAACTGCACAACTTATACGGCCCTACGGAAGCGGCCATCGATGTCGCATACTATCATTGCCAAAAGAAATGCCGCCAGCGGACGGCGCCTATTGGCCAACCCATCGCCCATACGCAAATCCATATTCTCGATCGCCGACTGCGGCCCGTTCCCATCGGCGTCTCCGGCGAACTGCATATCGGCGGCGTTGGATTGGCGAGAGGGTATTTGAATCGGCCCGATATGACGGCGGAAAAATTCATTCCCGATCCTTTCAGTGAAGAACCAGGCGCAAGACTTTACAAAACCGGCGATTTGACGCGCCGCCTCGCCGATGGAAACATCGAATATCTGGATCGCCTAGATCATCAAGTTAAAATCCGCGGCTTCCGCATCGAAATTGGAGAAATCGAAAGCGTACTTAAGCAATATGATTCTATTCAAGACGCCATCGCCGCTGTACGAACCGAACGTCCTAACGATCCCTATCTCGCCGCCTATTTTGTTTCTCGCGAAACGTTGACCTCCACCGAATTGCGGCGTTTTCTTAAAGAACGTCTGCCCGATTACATGATCCCTTCCGCATTTGTTCCATTGAAAATAATCCCGTTGACGCCCAACGGCAAAGCAGATCGCCGAGCTCTGCCCGCGCCCGAATCGCCGCACGCAGACCAGGCGGCGAATAGCGTCAAACCGCATAGCGAGATGGAACAACTCATCGCCTCGATTTGGCAAAAGCTGCTCCATATCGAAAGCGCGGGCGTGCATGACAATTTTTTCGACATAGGCGGGCATTCTATTCTATTGGGCCAAGTATTGAACGAATTGCAGAAAAAAATTGGGCGCTCGCTGTCGATGGTGGAGATGTTTCAATACCCCACAATTTATTCCTTGGCGAAGCATCTATCTCCTCAAGAATATCCCATCGCTTCCATTATAAAAACTACCCGCGAGCAAAACCAAGACAGCGATATCGCCATCGTCGGACTTTCCTGCCGCTATCCCGGCGCGAAAACCATCGAGGAATTTTGGCGCAATTTGCGCGAGGGCGTAGAATCCATTTCCTTTTTCAGCGACGAGGAACTGCTGTCTTCGGGCGTCGAACCGGAAATTTTTCGGAATCCCAACTATGTTCGCGCCAGCGGCGTCTTGGAAGATATCGAACAATTCGACGCCGCGTTCTTCGGCTATACGCCGCGCGAAGCGGAAATCCTGGACGTTCAGCATCGCCTTTTTTTGGAATGCGCTTGGGAAGCGTTGGAAGATTGCGGCTGCGATCCCGGCGTTTTTCCCGGCGCCATCGGCGTTTACGCCGGAGCGGGGTTGAATACTTACCTATTAAACAATCTCTATCCTCACCGCGAATTGATCCAATCTTTGGGCGGTTATCAACTCATGATCGCCAACGATAAGGACTACCTCGCCGCCCGCGTCTCCTACAAATTAAACCTTAAGGGACCGAGCGTAACGATTCAAACCACTTGCTCCACCTCGCTGGCCGCCGTCCATTTCGCTTGCCAGGCGCTGCGAAATAGCGAGTGCGATATGGCGCTGGCGGGCGGCGTTTCTGTGCGAACGCCGCATAGAACGGGCTATATGCATCAGGAGGGCATGATTCTTTCTCCCGATGGCCATTGCCGCGCTTTCGACGCCCAGGCGCAAGGAACCGTCGGCGGCAACGGCGCCGGAATCGCGGCCTTGAAGCGCTTGGAAGACGCCCTAGCGGACGGCGACCGCATCTACGCCGTCATTAAAGGATCAGTAGTCAATAACGACGGAGCGTTGAAAGCAGGCTTTACCGCTCCAAGCGTTGACGGTCAAGCGGCGGCGATTCGCGCCGCCTTGCAAGACGCCGGAATCGAGGCTGAATCCATCGGTTATATCGAAACTCATGGAACCGGTACCATTCTAGGCGATCCCATCGAAATCGCGGCGCTGCGGCAAGCTTTTGACGCGACGGATTCCCGCAAATGTTTTTGCGCCATCGGTTCGGTTAAAACCAATATCGGGCATTTGGATTGCGCCGCCGGAATTGCAGGACTGACGAAAGCGGCGCTGGCGCTGCATCGCCGGGAGATTCCGCCCAGCTTGCATTTTCATCAGCCCAATCCCCAGATCGATTTCAACAATTGCCCCTTTTATGTCAATACGCAATTATCGCCCTGGGAAGAGGGGCCAACGCCTCGCCGCGCCGGCGTCAGTTCCTTCGGCATCGGCGGGACTAACGTCCACGCCATACTCAAAGAAGCGCCGGAGCCTGCACACGCCAGTCCTTCCCGGCCTTATCATCTTTTATTGCTTTCGGCGAAAACCGAGTCCGCCCTCAGCGCCTCTTCGTCCAATCTGGCCGAGCATTTCGCAGCGCATCCCGAGATCAACATCGCCGATGCGGCCTATACATTGGCATGCGGGCGCAAGACGTTCGCGCATCGGCGGATTGCAGTTTGCTCGTCGGCGCAAGAGGCCGCCGATGCTCTGCGCCAAGATGGATCGAAACAGGTTTTTACATCAACAAAGGAAGCGAAAGAACGTCCCGTCGTCTTTATGTTTTCCGGCCAGGGTTCGCAATACGTCAATATGGCGGCGGAAGTATATCGTTGCGAACCAACATTTCGGGAGCGATTGGATCAATGCGCGGAAATCCTGCGTCCGCAGCTGCATCTCGATCTGCGCGATATTCTTTATCCTAAAAAAAATCCAAACGAGGCGGCGGAGCGCTTGCGGCAAACCGCTATCGCTCAACCCGCTCTCTTCGCGTTGGAATACGCTTTAGCGGAATTGTGGATGTCTTGGGGCGTGAAGCCGAAAGCCGCCATCGGCCATAGCCTCGGCGAATACGCCGCCGCCTGGCTGGCGGGAGTTTTTTCGCTGGAAGACGCTTTGGCTTTGACGGCGGAACGCGGGCGGATGATGCAGGAGCAACCCGGCGGCGCCATGTTAGCAGTTTCACTGCCGGAAAAGGAACTCCAACCTCACCTAAACGGCGATGTCGCCTTGGCCGCCGTTAATGCGCCCAATCTTTGCGTTTTATCCGGTCCCGCCGAGGCGATGGCGGCCTTGCGCATCCGTCTGGAAAAAATCAATGCGCCCTGCCAACCGCTGAATACGTCTCACGCTTTTCACTCGAAAATGATGGATCCCATTCTTGACCGCTTTGCTTTACGCTTTGGATCTATCGCTGTCAATTCGCCGCGAATGCCTTATCTTTCCAATGTCACCGGCCAGTGGATTACGGCGCCGGAGGCGGCGAGTCCGAAGTATTGGAGCCAGCATCTGCGGCGGACAGTGCGTTTTTCCAGCGGCTTGTCCACGCTTTTGCAAGAGCCGGATGTTGCGCTGTTGGAAATCGGGCCGGGAAGAACCTTGGCGTCACTGGCTTTGCGCCATCCGGATTCGAGCGGCGCGCGCGTCATATTAAGTTCGCTGCCGCATCATATAGACCGTCAATCCGACGAGGCGTTCTTGATGACGACGGCAGGACGCTTATGGTTGTCGGGCGTTGCCTTCGATGGGCGAGGTTTTTACCGCAATGAAAAACGGCGCGTCGTTTCTTTGCCATTCTATCCATTCGAACGCCAGCGATACTGGATCGATCCTCCCGCTTTGCAGGAAAATAAGAAACAAGAGTCAATGACTATCCTTGAAAAAAAACCTGATATAGCGGACTGGTTCTATCTTCCATCTTGGAAGCAAACCTTAGCGCCCGAATCTTGCAATTGCGCCCATCAACGGCTTTTGCTTTTCACCGATGAAAATACTATTATGGAATTATTGATAAAACGCTTGCAGGCAAAGGGAGCGGAGGTCATTCGCATAAAAAGCGGAAACAGATTCAACAAGAGCGCCGATGGCGGTTATATTCTCAATCCCGATGTTTGCGGCGATTATGTCGCATTGCTGGACGACCTGATTCGACAGGATATCTTTCCCGATAAAATCGTTCACGCATGGTTAGTGGATAGCGACAAAACCGAAAAAGATTTTTTAAAACTGGGTTTTTATAGTTTGATTTATTTGGCGCAAGCCTTAGGAGAATTAGATATAGATCGGGATATGGAAATCGCCGTTCTCTCCAACAATATGCACGAAATAGGCGGCGAAAGCGCCATTTATCCGCAGAAAGCGGCGGCGCTTGGGCCGGTGAAAGTCATTCCCCAAGAATATCCCCGCATCCGATGCCGCAGCGTGGATATGCTTCTTCCCTCATCCGGCGATTGGCGCGAGAAAGAACTCGCCGATCGAATCGCCGCCGAAATTATTTCCAATTCCAATGATCGAATCGCCGCCTATAGAAACCATCATCGGTGGATTGCTTCTTACGAACCAGTGCACCTACCCGCCGTTGAAGGCAAAACGCGGCTGCGGCATGAAGGCGTCTATCTCATTACCGGCGGACTGGGCGGCTTGGGACTTGCGATAGCGGAACATTTGGCGACTACGCAACAAGCCAAGTTGATCCTGATAGGACGCTCGGAGTTTCCATCTCGGGAAACATGGCGCCAATGGCTGGCGGAGCATAACGAGAACGATGGGATCAGCCGAAAAATCCGGCGACTGCAAACTATGGAAGATGTGGGAGCGAAAATTCTTATTCTCCGCGCCGATGCAGGCAATGCGCAACAAATGGCGGAAGCCATTAGACAGGCGAAGGCCGCATTCGGTCCTATTCACGGCGTCTTTCACGCCGCTGGCGTCCCCTCGGGCGGAATGATCCAACGCCGGACGCGGGAAGCGATGGCCAAAGTTCTGGCGCCTAAAATAGAAGGAACGGCGATTCTGGCCGATCTATTCAAAAACGACGATTTGGATTTTCTCGTCCTCTTCTCGTCGGTAACGGCGATCTTGGAAGAATTCGGCCAAGCGGATTACTGCGCAGCGAACGCCTTCATGGACGCCTTCGCCAGCCAATTTCCTCACGCCGTTTCCATTAACTGGGATACTTGGCGGGAGGCGGGTATGGCGCAAAACGCTTTCCTGCCCCAGGAACTGCGCGCCGCCCACGCCGAGCGATTAAAAATGGGGATATTTCCTCATGAAGGCATCGACGCCTTGGATCGCATCCTCGCCAGCGGCCTGCCGCGCGCTATCGTTTCCACCTGCGATTTTGAAAGCCGGATGAGACAGTACTATTCCGCTGCGATTAAGGAGAAAGCCGTCATAACGTCAGCCCATGCGCGGCCTTCCATGAGCCAACCTTATGCGCCGCCGGGAAACGAAATCGAGCAAACGCTATGCGGCATTTGGAAAGAATTGTTGGGCATCGACGGCGTGGGCGTTCATGACGATTTTTTCGAATTGGGCGGACATTCCTTACTGGCCAGTCAAGCCCTCTCGCGGATGCGCCAAGCTTTTGGAGTCCGCATCCCCTTGAATGTATTTTTTACCCATCCCACCATCGCTCAACTGTCGCAACAAATAATCGTTCAACAAGCCGAGCAGATGGATTCCGATATTCTGGAACAAATTCTCAGCGAAGTTGAAGAAACTCCGGTTGACCCAATCAAGCAACAGGCATTGGCAGATGAATAA